The nucleotide window GTGATTTGGGCCATGGGTAGAGGGGGCCCGAGGGGATCAGAAGAATTCGGCTCGCTAGCGTGCTATCACGACACAAGCATAGAAGCGACGCGACAGCCCGCGGCCCAGCGGCCGTTTGTCGACCTTCCTAAACCAGGGTAGCGACATCCGATGGGGCTGTGGTCCTGTggaggaggcgagggcgagggaagaaagaagaatGGTTCGtcggggagaggggggtgaCATGAGGACAATGGCAACCTGGTCCACACCTCTAGGCTAGCAGTAGCACACTTGGGAATGACTGAGGCAGTGAAGCcgactcccccccctctctctctacctctTTGTCGCTGTTGGTTCAAACTCGACGTCTAGGTGGTGCACCGCCTAATGCTTGACCCTTTGTCCCCTGTCACCGATCCGGGAATTGCTTGCTGATCGCCCAAGGCCTGGATTGAAGCCGAGAACAGACGAGGGGACAGGTAGGTTGTAATCATTGCGTTGGTGAGATGAATGGACTGCAAACGGCATGACTGCTTTTCGTCTGATGTGAGCTGTCAGTTGTCGTAGCTCTGCTGGTTTTTCGCAACGGGCCGGGATGGAAGCCCTGGGGGCTCGGAGCTGAAAGCTAGCAGAACCAATGCCAATGCCGCTATTGCGCGAGACTTGGCGAGTCACTGCATTTTGGGACTTTGGTCGGATTGCGTCTCATCCGCCAATCACGATGCGTTCTCTTCGGCCGGGAAGAAGGCGACTCCCTGGATTGCCCCGGCTTATCTTTTGCAGGTGAATAAACTGGTGTGAATGGCTGCCGGGGCAGTCCTCGTCGAGTCTAATATTCCAATCTTATTGCCGATGGCGCTGTTTCTGTTTCTCGGCTTCGATACTCTGGAGTTTTACATGTCCTGGTGCGCGCCATGTTAGTTGGTTGAGCTCACAATCGAAAAGGTGACCGGCTGGCATGTTTCCCGCAGATTTGTACGGGTAATGCTCCCCGACACCAGCTTTGACAAAGGCCGAGAAAGGCTCTAGAGAAGCCCTTTAGTGGTTCTTGGATTCCTTCGACTGTTTCCTGGCTCCCACCCGGCCACAGGATAATCCAGAAAGTCCGGCGTGTGACGAGGTGCTGGCCCCCTGGGACCCTGGGTTAAGATACCACCCAGGATAAAGCAAAGTCGTTCGTTCCCTATCAACCTAATCATCGTCGGCAACGGAGACTTCTCGCTCTCTGCCGGCGTGTGCCTACTGCGCGAGTGCAGCGCCAAGACGGCATCGGGACCCACCCCCCGTTACAGGAGTCAGGGCCTGGAGCTCTCCTCCGGGCTACAGTTGCTGGTCCCGAATCCGGTGCCATGCCGTCACATAAACCGCTCTGTGCTTGCTTACCTGCCTAGGTGTAGCCAGACCAGATCGCCGTCTGAGCGTCGGCATCTCCTCGCAGCTTCTTCGTGTTCCAGACGGGCATAGTTCGTAATCGACACCAAGCCACAGCCCATTGCCCTCGGGACTCATCACTCAGATGCTCTGGGCGGCAAAGTCGGCATCGCTCCGGCCGCCCGATCGGGTCCAGTCGTCCCTCTGTCCGTGTCCTTCTCCATGAACCCACAAAACAGCTTCACTACAAATCGGTATGGCCTTGGCAGACACCCTGAAAGACGTCGCACTAGAAGCCCCGAAGCATCATCCGCCATCGCGATCCATTTCTCGGCCCGCGGTGCCCGTCATTTTGAGGCTGAAGCAAGCAAGTGTATTTCATCCACCTGTACAGTGGTTGGAGGGACCGTCTCCGAACAATTGTGTCCTAGGGAAATCCTCGCGCTCCGCTCGGTCTGTCATATGTCGTCATTCactcctcatcatcggctcAACAGCCGCACCACATGTTACAGCTGTTTTCATAACGTGCTGCCGTATATAAACCTCACTCAACTGGCGACTCACTGGTCTTGGCAATCCTGACATCCATAACATAAAATTGTCCCATTCCCGAACCAGGCATCTCTGATACGAAATCCGCTCCCCACACCACCTACATAGTTTCTGTAGACCAAGCTTCCACCATGCCTCTTGCAAGTCACGTACGTATCTCGTTTACTAGATTCCAGACACACCAAAACCCTAGTACTCACATGCAATTCACCTCAGGTCAACCCTGAGGATATCGTCCAACGATTGCAGGCAACCCACATCACGCCCGCCGGACATGCCAACATTCTCAGCCATGCTACCTCTGCACACATCCAGCCCTATGATAGTCGCTACACCAGTCAAACAAACATCCCCAAGTACAAAATCCCCGATGAAGGTGCCCCGGGAGATACTGTTTTCCAAATGATCAGGGATGAACTGGATCTCGACGGGAAGCCCAACCTCAACCTGGCGAGGTGAGCATCGACCACATCCCCCCGGATGTTATTCGTCATTGTACTTACACACCAGGCTTCAAGTTTCGTCGGTACTTGGATGGAGCCTAATGCCACCCAGCTCATGCAGGAGAACCTGTCCAAAAATCTGTCTGATGCAGACGAGTACCCCGCCATGATGGACATGCACCAGCGCTGCATTAGCATCATCTCGCACCTCTGGGGCGTCCAGCCTGGCGAGAAAGCCATTGGTTCTGCGACCACCGGCTCGTCAGAGGCCAtccacctcggcggcctcgccatGAAGCGGAGATGGCAGATCAAGCGCAAGGAGCAGGGCAAGGACGCCTCAAAACCCAACATCCTCATGGGCTCCAACGCCCAGGTTGCGCTCGAGAAATTCGCGCGCTACTTTGACGTCGAGGCCCGCATCCTGCCGGTCAGCAAGAAGAGCCACTACCGCCTGGATCCGGCCCTTGTGAGGGAGAACGTGGACGAAAACACcatcggcgtcttcgtcatcctTGGCAGCACGTACACGGGCCACTATgagcccgtcgaggagattTCCCAGATCCTTGACAAGTACCAGGACGAGACCGGCATCGATATCCCCATCCACGTCGACGCTGCGTCTGGTGGTTTCATTGCCCCTTTCACCCACGCAGGTGTCGGCGGGTCCAAGTGGTAAGTCCATGCCCGACTGGCCCGATggtttctctctctcatcatACTGACGTCTACAGGAACTTCGAGCTCCCTCGTGTCAAGTCGATCAACGTCTCCGGGCACAAGTATGGCCTCGTCTACGCCGGCCTGGGCTGGATCATCTGGCGCGACCAGTCCTTCCTGCCAGAGGACCTCATCTTCGAGCTGCACTACCTCGGCGGCACCGAAAAGTCCTTTACCCTGAATTTCTCTCGCCCTGGCGCTCAGGTCATCGTCCAGTACTACAACCTCATCCACCTGGGCTTCGACGGTTACCGCTCCATCATGGAAAACTGTCTCTCCAACGCTCGCCTTCTTGCCCAGAGCCTAGAGGCCACGGGATGGTACATCGTCGTGTCCGACATCCACCGTCGTGCCCCCCACAAGGCGGCCAGCGACGCCGTGAAGTCGATCGTCGGCCAGGCCACCAGCACTGTCGGAGGCGAAGATGCGGCGCCACGGGAGACTTCTGCCGATTACGTAGCCGGCCTTCCTGTCGTCTCTTTCCGCCTGACGGACGAGTTCAAGAAGAAGTACGCGC belongs to Colletotrichum higginsianum IMI 349063 chromosome 5, whole genome shotgun sequence and includes:
- a CDS encoding Glutamate decarboxylase, yielding MPLASHVNPEDIVQRLQATHITPAGHANILSHATSAHIQPYDSRYTSQTNIPKYKIPDEGAPGDTVFQMIRDELDLDGKPNLNLASFVGTWMEPNATQLMQENLSKNLSDADEYPAMMDMHQRCISIISHLWGVQPGEKAIGSATTGSSEAIHLGGLAMKRRWQIKRKEQGKDASKPNILMGSNAQVALEKFARYFDVEARILPVSKKSHYRLDPALVRENVDENTIGVFVILGSTYTGHYEPVEEISQILDKYQDETGIDIPIHVDAASGGFIAPFTHAGVGGSKWNFELPRVKSINVSGHKYGLVYAGLGWIIWRDQSFLPEDLIFELHYLGGTEKSFTLNFSRPGAQVIVQYYNLIHLGFDGYRSIMENCLSNARLLAQSLEATGWYIVVSDIHRRAPHKAASDAVKSIVGQATSTVGGEDAAPRETSADYVAGLPVVSFRLTDEFKKKYAHIKQETISLMLRARGWIIPNYPLPPNEEKIEILRVVIRETMTFDLLERLLTDIAEVTEALIENDEIDLQVLKKHHSRRRVHVKDDETKNKKDGAKGAVTESGNEVQSMKDGIHRAVC